The genomic interval atgtcagcgaaaccgccctccaaaacacCAAGgaagtcaaattacaccggtttcaatagttcgggggtcgagacatccggttttacggtttagggtcatggattagattcaggtcacttttaagggagtagGAGTGGACTTATTCCCCAACAATTTGGAGGATAGAAAACAGCATATCTAAATGCACAACACAACCATTCCATCCATGTCATCTTGACCAGCAACATTTGTtcaatctcaaaaaaaaaaaaaaaaatagaaatagtaCTACCTAAACAATATATCTTCAGTTCACCTGCCCTTAGCGGGGCTTCGGTTGGCTTTGTCTGTAAGAGCTTGTTCACTGCTGTAATCGCTGCTAGTGTTTCTCTGACTCCGCGGCGCCCTTCGTGATCGTGGCCCGATGGACTCACCGGATTCCATGATGGAACTGTATGTATCTTCTGCGTACGTTATCCTAAATATAGAGTTTAGATCTTCTCCGTGCGTTTCTCCTTGCAAGTGCTTCAGGATCTGATAGGAGGAAAGAAACTTCTTTTCACATTTATGTGTCACACATCAAATATTGTTCTCTGGTTATGTGGTTATTGTTCTATTTTATTCAGGAAATAAGGCACATGTGATTCTACGACTATTTCTACTGAACATTTAGCAGTTTCAGCGTTTCACCATTTTCAGGGAAGGACTGAATTATACTCAGGGAGTAGTGATTAGGAAGCGAACCTGAACCATGGATGGACGCAGATGTGCTGATTGgcgcacggcagcggcggcacacTCGATCATTCGCATCATTATGTTTTCATCATAATCATCTCCAATATCTGGATCAACAAGGATATCAAAGTTGCCTTCCTCCGTAGCTTCGGAAAGCAAGGGTTTCGCCTGAAGAAGTATATTCAGAGGAAATGTTTTGTCAGGCTAAACATCAAAATTCCTCTCAAAACTACATTTATTGGAGTGAAGGAAATGTCTTAGATGTTAAGGCATTAATTTATCAAGAAGTTTGTTGTTAGAAACTGACCCAAGCAACTAACGTGCTATCCATGTAAGACTCAGATGACTGAACTGGCAGCCTTCCAGTTATCAGTTCCAAGAGGACGACACCAAAAGCAAAGACATCGGCTTTGTCAGTAAGTTTCCCGCTAGACAAAAACTCTGGAGCTATGTACCTGCAGAAAAGAGGATGTGCTAGCTATGAATATAATGAATATGGTAACACTTATCCTATAGATATTCATGTCCATAAATAAGAGGGAATGCTGAAGAAAAACTGACCCAAATGTGCCCATTATTCTTGTGGAAACGTGAGTGTGGTTTCCTGGTTGATACTTTGCTAGACCAAAATCTGCAACCTGCAAAGGATCAAAACATACTGAGTATAGTACTGTGCAATGGCATATTGTTTGCAATTCAAACTCGTCCTGTAAAAACCAGATCTTCTTGAAACGTTGAACAATATGTGCAGAGAGAGTACCTTGGGCTCAAAATCATGATCCAGCAGAATATTGGATGCCTTGACATCACGATGTATAATTTTAGGAGAACCTGAATAGTAAATGAAATTTCTCGTATTGTATCACAGTTCAGCACTAAATATTAAATCGAATATAACACGAAATGGATGTGTAGAGCAGAACTAACAGTCATCGTGTAGATAGGCCAAACCCCTTGCAGACCCCACAGCGATTTTCCATCTTTGCTGCCAATCCAGAGGTGGCCCCTTGTTCCCTGCATATAAAGTTCAACATCAACATAATCAGAGTAAAAACCAAGACCAAAAAACATTGACTAAACAGTTAGCATGCATttgacagaagaaaaaaaatatgtaacatacattttttccattttaaatGTAGACATAGGTTTACCGTGTAAATGCGTGTCGAGCGTCTTGTTGGGGACAAACTCGTAAACCAGCAGCCTCTCGTTGCCGGAGATGCAGAACCCCACGAGCGAGACGAGGTTCCTGTGGTGCACGCGAGTGATGATCTCCACCTCGGCGCGGAACTCGCGGTCGCCCTGCTTGCTCTCCGTCTTGAGCTTCTTGATCGCCA from Oryza glaberrima chromosome 3, OglaRS2, whole genome shotgun sequence carries:
- the LOC127767997 gene encoding proline-rich receptor-like protein kinase PERK1 translates to MQHQHPTPPQTSGTFSDAGSERPHSIDILTELPTGGSLSYDQLAAATDGFSPDNVIGQGGFGCVYRGTLQDGTEVAIKKLKTESKQGDREFRAEVEIITRVHHRNLVSLVGFCISGNERLLVYEFVPNKTLDTHLHGNKGPPLDWQQRWKIAVGSARGLAYLHDDCSPKIIHRDVKASNILLDHDFEPKVADFGLAKYQPGNHTHVSTRIMGTFGYIAPEFLSSGKLTDKADVFAFGVVLLELITGRLPVQSSESYMDSTLVAWAKPLLSEATEEGNFDILVDPDIGDDYDENIMMRMIECAAAAVRQSAHLRPSMVQILKHLQGETHGEDLNSIFRITYAEDTYSSIMESGESIGPRSRRAPRSQRNTSSDYSSEQALTDKANRSPAKGR